From a region of the Mercurialis annua linkage group LG1-X, ddMerAnnu1.2, whole genome shotgun sequence genome:
- the LOC126678114 gene encoding uncharacterized protein LOC126678114 has product MAYRSQFGDTTFTKVFVGGLAWETPPEEMRRYFEQFGEILEAVIISDKNTAKSKGYGFVTFRDPESARRACADPNPVIDGRRANCNIASLGRPRPSPPRGRPQGGSPYQGSPSYSGMATPLPHPPPPPPPPPPPPVIYPHYGFPPPYTPDYAYHQAAMYNTQVQVQQPQYYHHQMYGTSSSSTMGSPYYYHHGYSLQPVRGAISGANQRSPFYYIPTNSTVTTPPLDPSSFSTFPTPATIQPRRHPLPSSSTDSQQTTPPHSTTETEAGVVTSESTNPTN; this is encoded by the exons ATGGCGTACCGATCTCAGTTTGGTGACACTACTTTTACCAAAGTGTTCGTCGGAGGATTGGCATGGGAAACTCCTCCCGAAGAAATGCGGAGATATTTTGAGCAGTTTGGAGAAATTCTTGAAGCTGTTATTATTTCTGATAAGAATACTGCAAAATCTAAAGGATATGGATTC GTTACGTTTCGTGATCCTGAATCGGCTAGAAGGGCTTGTGCCGATCCTAATCCTGTTATTGATGGAAGAAGAGCAAATTGTAATATTGCTTCTCTTGGACGGCCTAGACCTTCACCTCCTCGAG GAAGACCACAAGGTGGCAGTCCTTATCAAGGAAGTCCATCGTATAGTGGAATGGCAACGCCTTTGCCTCATCCTCCACCACCTCCTCCGCCGCCACCGCCCCCTCCGGTCATTTATCCACATTACGG GTTTCCTCCTCCTTACACTCCTGACTACGCGTACCATCag GCTGCAATGTACAACACACAAGTTCAAGTTCAACAGCCACAATATTATCATCATCAAATGTACGGAACATCATCATCTTCAACAATGGGGTCAccatattattatcatcatgGCTATTCCTTACAACCTGTAAGAGGAGCTATTTCTGGAGCTAATCAACGGTCACCGTTTTATTACATTCCAACTAATAGTACAGTTACTACTCCTCCTCTTGATCCTTCTTCCTTCTCCACTTTTCCGACTCCGGCTACGATTCAACCCAGAAGACATCCTTTACCTTCTTCTAGTACCG